Proteins co-encoded in one Metabacillus sp. KUDC1714 genomic window:
- a CDS encoding ABC transporter permease, with protein sequence MLTFIGHRLIQLIPLLFAISIISFVLIQLPPGDYLTTYIQQLEMAGTDVSEGTVQSLKAQYGLDQPMYVQYMIWLKNIVLHGDFGRSFTWNEPVSDVIGERLGLTVVISICTLIFTWIIAIPIGIYSAVRQYSFMDYIFTFIGFIGLALPNFLIALVAIYTVFVNTGVALTGLFSPEYATAPWSFAKVIDLLKHIWIPTLIIGTSGTAGLIRVMRGMLLDELQKQYVITARAKGVREQTLLFKYPVRMAINPLISTIGWTLPAIISGEAIVSIVLNLPTTGPMLLDALMTQDMYLAGSFILILSILTVIGTLISDILLAWVDPRIRFGGVEE encoded by the coding sequence ATGTTAACATTCATTGGTCACCGTCTCATCCAATTAATACCATTACTGTTTGCGATTAGTATCATATCGTTTGTATTAATCCAATTACCTCCTGGTGATTATTTAACAACTTATATTCAGCAGCTTGAAATGGCTGGTACAGATGTATCAGAAGGTACGGTCCAAAGTCTAAAAGCACAATATGGATTGGATCAACCGATGTATGTTCAATACATGATTTGGCTTAAGAATATAGTATTGCACGGTGACTTTGGAAGGTCATTTACTTGGAATGAGCCGGTTTCAGACGTAATTGGGGAACGGCTAGGTCTCACCGTGGTTATCTCTATTTGTACGTTAATTTTTACATGGATTATCGCGATTCCAATTGGAATCTATTCTGCAGTTCGTCAATATTCCTTTATGGATTATATATTCACATTCATTGGTTTTATTGGTCTGGCTTTACCAAATTTCTTAATTGCTCTGGTTGCTATTTATACTGTTTTTGTCAACACAGGCGTAGCCCTTACAGGATTATTCTCACCTGAATATGCAACAGCACCATGGAGTTTTGCAAAGGTCATTGATTTATTGAAGCATATTTGGATCCCAACATTAATTATAGGTACATCTGGGACAGCTGGACTGATTCGTGTTATGCGAGGGATGCTGCTTGATGAATTACAAAAACAATATGTTATAACGGCTCGTGCAAAGGGTGTAAGGGAGCAGACATTATTGTTTAAATACCCTGTCCGGATGGCCATCAATCCTCTTATAAGTACAATTGGTTGGACACTACCTGCAATTATTTCCGGTGAAGCGATTGTTTCAATCGTACTTAATTTACCGACAACAGGCCCAATGCTGTTAGATGCACTAATGACTCAGGATATGTACCTTGCCGGTAGTTTCATCTTGATTCTTAGTATATTGACTGTTATAGGTACGTTAATCTCAGATATATTACTTGCGTGGGTCGATCCCCGAATTAGATTTGGAGGGGTAGAAGAATGA
- a CDS encoding ABC transporter ATP-binding protein — MSKIQQTIETSKSIHETSINDNEEIILEVNNLKTYFKLDEGILKAVDGVDLQLKKGKTLGIVGESGSGKSVTTKAILQIVDTPGEVEGEIKFRRRKNGEIIDIGKLHSKGSEVRDIRGGEISMIFQEPMKAFSPIHTIGNQLTEAILLHDTKDEKEARKIAIDTLEKVGMSNPDQRIDQYPHELSGGMRQRAMIAMALCCNPSILIADEPTTALDVTVQAQVLDLINNLKENTGSAVIFITHDLGVIAEMADDVAVMYLGKVVEYTDVDTLFFGALHPYTQGLLQSIPSLAMINQRLESIEGTVPTPINLPKGCGFYSRCKKAKDGVCNVDDIPFVKVKEGHYVRCVLVE, encoded by the coding sequence TTGAGCAAAATTCAACAAACAATCGAGACTTCAAAAAGTATACATGAAACTAGCATTAATGATAATGAAGAGATTATCTTAGAAGTTAATAATCTGAAAACCTACTTTAAATTAGATGAAGGCATTTTAAAAGCAGTTGATGGTGTTGATCTTCAATTAAAAAAAGGGAAAACACTCGGAATTGTTGGGGAAAGTGGTAGTGGAAAAAGTGTGACAACAAAAGCTATTTTACAAATTGTTGATACTCCCGGAGAAGTGGAGGGTGAAATAAAATTCAGGCGTAGAAAAAATGGTGAAATTATCGATATTGGAAAACTACATTCAAAAGGAAGCGAAGTTCGAGATATTCGCGGTGGCGAAATATCGATGATTTTCCAAGAGCCAATGAAGGCCTTTTCTCCGATTCACACGATCGGAAATCAATTAACTGAAGCAATCCTGTTGCACGATACTAAAGACGAAAAGGAAGCGCGAAAAATCGCAATTGATACATTGGAAAAAGTAGGAATGTCAAATCCTGATCAAAGAATAGATCAATATCCACATGAGCTCTCTGGAGGGATGAGGCAAAGAGCAATGATTGCAATGGCATTATGTTGTAATCCATCCATACTAATTGCAGATGAGCCAACAACTGCACTAGACGTTACCGTTCAAGCACAGGTGCTTGATTTAATTAATAATTTAAAAGAAAACACTGGGTCGGCAGTAATTTTTATTACACATGATCTTGGAGTTATTGCAGAAATGGCTGATGATGTCGCGGTTATGTATCTCGGAAAAGTAGTTGAATATACCGATGTTGATACACTATTTTTCGGTGCCCTTCATCCATATACACAAGGCTTGTTACAGTCAATCCCTTCGTTAGCGATGATAAATCAACGGTTAGAATCAATTGAAGGAACGGTGCCTACTCCTATCAATCTACCGAAAGGATGCGGATTTTATTCTCGCTGTAAAAAAGCAAAGGATGGCGTATGTAATGTAGATGATATTCCATTCGTAAAAGTAAAGGAGGGTCATTATGTTAGATGTGTCCTTGTCGAGTAA
- a CDS encoding sugar phosphate isomerase/epimerase family protein, with the protein MDVGVVSRSFPQLSNKETAKLLAKKGFKWTELCFSQSDSNYWVYNGRSDMDSLSNERSTEIVETYRTNGIEVTSIGVFTNLLEPNEKENEKNLTYFERLMEIASINNVPYVSSECGFIPSRRGVNSDTYESAFQILVENVKWLADKAKKYNVSVALEPCVLDVVPSAKRMDDFINQVGSDRVKVLLDPANLIANNSEEEMFSYLTPHIAYFHGKDRKVNDTYGRVIGDGDIDWPLFFNMYHKYTEGVPFIMEYVNIDNFCDIRDRVVKFDEMAVMLK; encoded by the coding sequence ATGGATGTTGGTGTTGTATCAAGGAGTTTTCCTCAGCTTAGCAACAAAGAAACTGCAAAACTATTAGCGAAAAAAGGATTTAAGTGGACTGAGTTATGTTTTTCTCAAAGTGATTCAAATTATTGGGTATATAATGGCCGGTCAGATATGGATAGTTTATCGAATGAACGGAGTACCGAGATAGTAGAAACATATAGAACAAATGGAATTGAGGTAACTTCAATCGGTGTGTTTACAAATTTACTAGAACCGAATGAAAAGGAAAATGAAAAAAACCTCACTTATTTTGAACGTCTGATGGAAATTGCTTCAATTAATAATGTACCTTATGTATCTAGTGAGTGTGGATTTATTCCTAGTAGGAGGGGAGTAAATTCAGATACCTATGAATCTGCATTTCAAATACTTGTTGAAAATGTAAAATGGTTAGCAGATAAGGCAAAAAAATATAATGTTTCGGTTGCTCTTGAGCCATGTGTCCTAGATGTTGTTCCAAGTGCCAAACGAATGGATGATTTTATTAATCAAGTTGGCTCTGATCGCGTAAAAGTTTTGTTAGACCCGGCTAATTTAATTGCAAATAATTCAGAAGAAGAAATGTTTTCTTATTTAACTCCGCATATTGCCTATTTCCATGGTAAGGATCGCAAAGTTAATGATACATATGGTCGTGTAATAGGAGATGGAGATATTGATTGGCCTTTATTTTTTAATATGTATCATAAATATACCGAGGGTGTTCCATTTATCATGGAATATGTTAATATTGACAACTTTTGTGATATTCGTGATCGTGTAGTAAAGTTTGATGAAATGGCTGTAATGTTAAAATAG
- a CDS encoding transposase, with product MIYIPRVARTKSSSGIYHIMLRGINRQTIFEDDEDKIKFLVTLKKYKEISKFQLYSYCLMDNHIHLLLKESGETISESIKRISSSYVYWYNNKYERCGLLFQERFKSENVENILYFLTVLRYIHQNPLKAGLAKTVFDSK from the coding sequence GTGATTTATATCCCCAGGGTAGCAAGGACAAAGAGCAGTAGTGGCATCTATCACATTATGCTGAGAGGAATAAATAGACAAACGATCTTCGAGGATGATGAGGACAAGATTAAGTTTTTAGTGACACTTAAAAAATATAAAGAAATAAGTAAATTTCAGCTATACAGTTACTGTTTGATGGATAATCATATTCATTTATTATTGAAGGAATCGGGGGAAACCATCTCTGAATCTATTAAGAGAATAAGTTCTAGCTATGTCTATTGGTACAATAATAAATATGAGCGGTGTGGTCTTTTATTCCAAGAACGATTTAAGAGCGAAAATGTAGAAAACATTTTATATTTTTTAACTGTCCTTAGATATATACACCAAAACCCGCTAAAGGCAGGCTTAGCTAAAACCGTCTTTGACAGTAAATAG
- a CDS encoding phytanoyl-CoA dioxygenase family protein, whose amino-acid sequence MLTNEQLKEFEKLGYIKGDVVLSDTEVDELREELDLVMSGKSVKKPVLNRNLVDDEVDYGMSISQKETVVQIVNIWMASDLFYQHACNQKICEEVAQLCSSDTLRIWHDQVQYKPPVTGGPTVWHQDHPAWPIIQPANLVSAWVALDDAIIENGCMWMVPGSHKWGDQQKYLGTDSNFMPFHKQPDLLPEGVNTKAVPFEIKKGQVGYHHCLTWHGGTNNRSDRKRRAIAVHYMPGHTRYEPTGSHPMEAHVNVKAGEILKGNDFPVVYKKDSAVML is encoded by the coding sequence ATGTTAACAAACGAACAATTAAAAGAGTTTGAAAAATTAGGATATATCAAAGGTGATGTAGTACTAAGCGACACTGAAGTTGATGAGCTTCGTGAAGAATTAGATTTAGTCATGAGTGGAAAATCTGTAAAAAAGCCAGTTCTAAACCGAAATCTTGTTGATGACGAAGTCGACTATGGAATGTCAATCTCCCAAAAAGAAACGGTCGTACAAATTGTAAATATTTGGATGGCGAGTGATTTATTTTATCAACATGCATGTAATCAGAAAATTTGTGAGGAAGTTGCTCAGTTATGCAGTTCGGATACATTAAGAATTTGGCATGATCAAGTTCAGTATAAGCCACCGGTTACTGGAGGTCCTACTGTTTGGCATCAAGACCATCCTGCTTGGCCAATTATTCAACCTGCTAATCTTGTCAGTGCTTGGGTCGCCCTTGATGATGCAATAATCGAAAACGGTTGCATGTGGATGGTACCAGGAAGCCACAAGTGGGGTGACCAACAGAAATATTTAGGAACTGATTCTAACTTTATGCCATTCCATAAACAACCAGATCTCCTGCCAGAAGGTGTAAACACAAAAGCTGTACCATTTGAAATTAAAAAAGGGCAAGTCGGATATCATCATTGTTTAACATGGCACGGCGGTACAAACAACCGTTCAGATCGGAAGCGTCGTGCTATCGCAGTTCACTATATGCCGGGACATACACGCTATGAGCCTACTGGATCACATCCGATGGAAGCTCATGTTAACGTGAAGGCTGGTGAAATACTTAAAGGTAATGATTTCCCTGTTGTATATAAAAAGGACTCAGCTGTAATGCTATAA
- a CDS encoding ABC transporter substrate-binding protein, with the protein MMKNVTKLAFAFILLLSMIIAGCTNNESANTNNEEELVSNGDENKQDMSEVDVSQIKEFKQSPMLNDKGLPDVKERLPLEPKLPNEMPAKFLQFEIGKYGGELNTVTRDPKWDADLFVMSNEPLLNTPGILGEEVTGNVLKDYEVTEDQKEFTFYMREGLKWSDGEPVTTEDVRFAVEDVLLNEEIMPIVPSWLHSGGNAQGNPLKLEVVDEYTYKISFDEPYGGFPIALAIGNWRGYNDLLKPAHYLKQFHKKYADAAELEKLIKEAKLGEDTESTWVNFFNYMDITEREMSHSNAVGFPSLYPWTMKEMDKTYAIYERNPYYFKVDPEGNQLPYIDSIKSTIVQDTEVVGLKTIAGEVDFSRETTALTKMPVYRENAEKGGYEALLANMHVTPSDVFLNQTYNDPVWREVVQDIRFRQALNFAIDREEIIDSLYFGFAEPSEITDSKLDLDKANQLLDEMGMKKGTDGYRIGPDGKRFSIPFEVQAAAPDIVPLAELLVEMWKEIGIHAAVKTIDGTLWGTRNTANELKASIMWTHTPLYYMSDYGETFWGPLWDSWWQSGGETGEEPPEHVKKFFTLMDELQVSTPEEAKAVEEKIREEMKNNLHYFVHVEKVKQPLIVNNKLGNITDKGTAISINFAGEQMYFKE; encoded by the coding sequence ATGATGAAGAATGTGACGAAGCTAGCCTTTGCATTTATATTATTGCTATCGATGATTATAGCAGGTTGTACCAATAATGAAAGCGCTAACACGAATAACGAAGAAGAACTAGTTTCAAATGGTGATGAAAATAAACAAGATATGTCAGAAGTCGATGTATCTCAAATTAAGGAGTTCAAACAATCACCAATGCTCAATGATAAGGGGCTGCCAGATGTAAAAGAAAGGCTTCCACTGGAACCGAAATTACCAAACGAAATGCCAGCAAAATTTCTTCAGTTCGAAATTGGTAAATACGGTGGAGAGCTAAATACTGTAACACGGGATCCTAAGTGGGATGCGGATTTGTTTGTCATGAGCAATGAGCCACTATTAAATACACCAGGTATTCTCGGTGAAGAGGTCACTGGAAACGTTCTTAAGGACTATGAAGTTACTGAAGATCAAAAGGAATTTACTTTCTATATGAGGGAAGGACTAAAATGGTCTGACGGTGAGCCGGTTACAACCGAAGACGTAAGGTTTGCAGTAGAGGATGTATTACTTAATGAAGAAATCATGCCAATTGTGCCTTCTTGGTTACATTCAGGTGGTAATGCACAAGGAAACCCATTGAAGCTTGAGGTTGTTGATGAATACACATATAAGATTTCTTTTGATGAGCCGTATGGTGGTTTTCCAATTGCTTTAGCCATTGGAAACTGGCGAGGATATAATGATCTATTGAAACCAGCTCATTACCTAAAGCAGTTTCATAAAAAATATGCTGATGCAGCTGAATTAGAAAAACTAATTAAAGAAGCTAAATTAGGAGAAGATACAGAATCAACGTGGGTGAACTTTTTTAACTACATGGATATTACTGAAAGAGAGATGAGTCATTCTAATGCAGTTGGTTTCCCTTCTTTGTATCCTTGGACTATGAAAGAAATGGATAAAACTTACGCGATATATGAACGAAATCCATATTATTTTAAAGTTGATCCAGAAGGTAATCAGTTACCGTATATTGATTCAATTAAGAGCACAATTGTACAGGATACAGAGGTAGTTGGTTTAAAAACAATTGCAGGAGAAGTTGATTTCTCCCGTGAAACGACGGCATTAACTAAAATGCCAGTTTATAGAGAAAATGCCGAAAAGGGTGGTTACGAAGCATTACTAGCAAATATGCATGTTACTCCATCGGATGTGTTTTTAAATCAAACATATAATGATCCAGTATGGCGCGAAGTAGTACAGGACATTCGTTTTAGACAAGCATTAAATTTTGCGATTGATCGTGAAGAGATTATTGATTCACTTTATTTTGGATTTGCTGAGCCATCAGAAATTACAGATAGTAAATTAGATCTTGATAAAGCCAACCAGCTTTTAGATGAAATGGGGATGAAAAAGGGAACAGATGGATATCGGATTGGTCCAGATGGCAAACGTTTTTCAATTCCATTTGAAGTACAAGCAGCGGCCCCAGATATTGTACCACTTGCTGAGCTCCTTGTAGAAATGTGGAAAGAGATAGGCATACATGCAGCAGTTAAAACGATTGATGGAACATTATGGGGTACGCGTAATACAGCCAATGAATTGAAAGCATCTATTATGTGGACACATACACCTCTTTATTATATGTCTGATTATGGAGAAACATTTTGGGGTCCACTTTGGGATTCTTGGTGGCAATCCGGAGGTGAAACAGGAGAGGAACCGCCCGAACATGTTAAAAAGTTCTTTACCTTGATGGATGAGTTACAGGTAAGTACTCCTGAGGAAGCTAAAGCGGTCGAAGAAAAAATAAGAGAAGAAATGAAAAATAATCTGCATTATTTTGTTCATGTTGAGAAAGTTAAACAACCTTTAATTGTAAATAACAAACTTGGAAATATCACGGATAAAGGGACAGCAATTAGCATCAATTTCGCAGGGGAACAAATGTACTTTAAAGAATAA
- a CDS encoding ABC transporter permease, translating to MKLILRKNNQPVQVTDNKNLENEYEIASQWKLMWWKFKKHKLAIISAPILTLLLIISVFAEFLSPHVPLERFSDYKFAPPQTINFIDPETGFSFRPFVYDMKEEMNQETFRKTFQEDTSKKYPIHFFVEGEPYKLWGLIKMNTHFIGLKDADAPFFLMGTDSLGRDLFTRILHGSRVSLSFAFLGIIFTVILGIILGGISGYFGGITDTVIQRIIDLLLCIPAIPLWMALAAALPADWSPIKIYFGMIMIFSIIGWTGLARVVRGKILSLREEDFTMAARLCGASHIRIITKHLIPSFASYIIISVTISIPATILGETSLSFLGLGLQAPVVSWGVLLGDSQKLENLAHHPWLLWPAAFIVVAVLVFNFLGDGLRDAADPYK from the coding sequence ATGAAACTGATTCTAAGAAAGAATAACCAACCAGTTCAGGTAACAGATAATAAAAACCTAGAAAATGAATATGAGATAGCCTCTCAATGGAAATTAATGTGGTGGAAATTTAAAAAGCATAAGCTTGCAATTATTTCGGCGCCTATATTAACACTACTTCTTATTATTTCAGTTTTTGCAGAATTTTTAAGTCCACATGTCCCCTTAGAGCGATTTTCGGATTATAAATTTGCTCCACCTCAAACAATCAATTTTATTGATCCTGAAACGGGCTTTAGTTTTCGGCCGTTTGTTTACGATATGAAAGAGGAAATGAATCAGGAAACGTTTAGAAAAACATTCCAAGAAGATACTTCGAAAAAATATCCAATCCATTTCTTTGTAGAGGGAGAACCCTACAAATTATGGGGACTTATCAAGATGAATACCCATTTTATTGGGCTAAAGGATGCTGATGCACCTTTCTTTCTTATGGGAACAGATTCATTAGGAAGGGACTTATTTACAAGAATTCTCCATGGATCTAGGGTATCGTTATCGTTTGCGTTTCTAGGGATTATCTTTACGGTTATTCTAGGAATTATTCTAGGAGGGATTTCGGGTTATTTCGGTGGTATTACAGATACTGTTATTCAACGTATCATTGATCTTTTATTATGTATTCCTGCAATTCCATTATGGATGGCACTAGCAGCAGCACTTCCGGCAGATTGGTCACCAATCAAGATTTATTTTGGGATGATTATGATATTTTCCATAATTGGTTGGACAGGATTGGCACGTGTTGTAAGGGGGAAAATTTTATCACTCCGTGAAGAAGACTTTACAATGGCTGCTAGGTTATGTGGAGCAAGTCATATTCGTATAATTACCAAACATTTGATTCCGTCGTTTGCGAGTTACATCATTATTAGCGTCACGATCTCCATACCAGCTACCATTCTTGGTGAAACATCATTAAGCTTTCTTGGACTAGGGCTACAGGCTCCTGTAGTAAGCTGGGGAGTTCTTTTAGGGGACTCTCAAAAACTAGAAAACTTAGCGCATCACCCATGGCTCTTGTGGCCAGCTGCTTTTATTGTCGTGGCTGTACTTGTATTTAACTTTCTTGGTGACGGACTACGGGACGCAGCGGATCCTTATAAATAA
- a CDS encoding ABC transporter ATP-binding protein has translation MPKKILEVQSMKKYYPIKRGFLKKTVAYVKAVDDVSLYVNEGETFGLVGESGCGKSTLGKSLLRAIEPSGGSIRFRDRHDELVDVMDLDYKGLRDIRRNMQMVFQDPYSSLNPRMTVLNIIGEPLICNKIARGEELRERVKYLMEVVGLNSRHLERYPHAFSGGQRQRIGIARALATNPKFLVCDEAVSALDVSIQAQIINLFQDLQNEFNLSYLFISHDLGVIQHISDRVGVMYVGKMVEMASTEELFANPKHPYTEALLSAKPIPNPRLKKERIILRGEVANPANPPSGCYFHPRCPYAQEICKQQAPEFKEISSGHHVACHLANELELKGAVGI, from the coding sequence ATTCCAAAGAAAATCTTAGAAGTTCAATCAATGAAAAAATACTATCCAATTAAAAGAGGCTTCTTAAAAAAAACAGTCGCTTATGTTAAAGCTGTCGATGACGTTTCATTATATGTAAATGAAGGAGAGACGTTTGGCTTGGTTGGCGAATCTGGTTGTGGCAAATCAACGCTTGGAAAAAGTTTATTACGTGCGATTGAACCATCAGGTGGTTCCATAAGATTTAGGGATCGACATGATGAACTAGTTGATGTGATGGATTTAGATTATAAAGGCTTACGTGATATTCGCAGAAATATGCAAATGGTCTTCCAAGATCCTTATTCATCACTAAATCCACGAATGACTGTGTTAAATATTATCGGAGAGCCATTGATATGTAACAAAATTGCAAGAGGTGAAGAGCTCAGGGAGAGAGTTAAATACTTAATGGAAGTTGTCGGACTTAACAGCCGACATCTTGAACGTTATCCACATGCATTTAGTGGTGGACAAAGGCAGAGGATTGGAATAGCTCGGGCGTTGGCTACTAATCCAAAATTTCTAGTTTGTGATGAGGCTGTTTCTGCGCTAGATGTTTCGATTCAGGCTCAAATTATAAATTTATTCCAGGATTTACAAAACGAATTTAATTTAAGTTATTTATTTATCTCACATGATTTAGGAGTCATTCAGCATATATCTGATAGGGTTGGTGTCATGTATGTCGGGAAAATGGTGGAAATGGCAAGTACAGAAGAACTATTTGCAAATCCTAAACATCCATATACAGAAGCGCTGTTGTCTGCAAAACCGATTCCAAATCCACGTCTTAAGAAAGAAAGGATTATTCTTAGAGGTGAGGTGGCCAATCCAGCTAATCCACCTTCTGGATGTTATTTCCATCCTCGATGCCCATATGCACAAGAAATTTGCAAGCAGCAAGCACCTGAATTTAAAGAAATAAGTAGCGGTCATCACGTTGCATGTCACCTTGCTAATGAGTTGGAATTAAAAGGGGCAGTCGGAATATGA
- a CDS encoding VOC family protein — MKKANLLSIVPLVPAIEMEKTIAFYTEQLGFNNHIRDGEPLTYAGLKNGNVEFHLYKTSKKYLCDWSVIRIETNNINDHYEKYKKREFLHPNGKLELKNYGLKEFSLLDPNGVLVTFFERT, encoded by the coding sequence TTGAAAAAAGCAAACCTATTAAGCATAGTACCGTTAGTTCCAGCTATAGAAATGGAAAAAACAATTGCATTTTATACTGAACAATTAGGGTTTAATAACCATATCAGGGATGGTGAACCACTGACTTATGCTGGATTGAAAAATGGCAATGTGGAATTTCATCTTTATAAGACATCAAAAAAATATTTATGTGACTGGTCTGTCATTCGAATTGAAACGAATAATATAAATGATCATTATGAAAAGTACAAGAAACGGGAATTTCTACATCCAAACGGAAAACTAGAATTGAAAAACTATGGATTAAAGGAATTTTCGTTACTCGATCCAAACGGAGTGTTAGTTACATTTTTTGAAAGAACTTAA